One genomic window of Polyangium aurulentum includes the following:
- a CDS encoding VOC family protein, with protein MNHPSKGIPGARNVHHVAYTVPDLDQAVGFFVDVIGAELLYRIGPVEDREGDWMNRKLDVHPRASTRIAMLRLGPVTNLELFEYASPDQRQALPRNSDWGGHHLAIHVEDVDAAVAYLRSIPGVKVLDEPETIIDGPIAGDRWVYFQTPWGMQMEVLHMPKGMPYEKDTDVRLFGPSDDWSRHG; from the coding sequence ATGAATCACCCATCCAAGGGCATTCCCGGCGCGCGCAACGTCCACCACGTCGCCTATACCGTCCCCGACCTCGATCAGGCGGTCGGCTTCTTCGTCGATGTCATCGGGGCCGAGCTGCTCTACCGGATAGGTCCCGTGGAGGACCGGGAGGGCGACTGGATGAACCGAAAGCTCGACGTGCACCCGAGGGCATCGACGCGCATCGCGATGCTGCGCCTCGGGCCGGTCACCAACCTCGAGCTGTTCGAGTACGCGTCGCCCGACCAGCGGCAGGCGCTGCCGCGCAACAGCGACTGGGGCGGCCACCACCTCGCGATCCACGTCGAGGACGTGGACGCCGCCGTCGCATACCTCCGGTCGATCCCGGGCGTGAAGGTGCTCGACGAGCCCGAGACCATCATCGACGGCCCGATCGCCGGCGATCGATGGGTCTACTTCCAGACGCCATGGGGAATGCAGATGGAGGTCCTCCACATGCCGAAGGGCATGCCGTACGAAAAGGACACCGACGTCCGCCTGTTCGGCCCCAGCGACGACTGGAGCCGCCACGGGTGA